Below is a window of Cottoperca gobio chromosome 12, fCotGob3.1, whole genome shotgun sequence DNA.
TTGATCTAATGGAGAAAGCTGTTAACACACACAGGTCATATACTAACATGGTGAGTATTCAGTCCCACAGAcactgctgccacaaatactcacttaAACACCACCAAGTCTCCAACAAACCACTATCTActgtttgagtaacgtttgATAACAACTACAACGGTAGTAAGTGTTTACTGCTAGCTGTTTGCAATAGGAAAACAACAGAATATTGCTTGCCTTATTTATTTGTGGTTAACATCTGGTGAGTCACAAACAAAGGAATTGTCTCCGTCTCCACAGGCAATCAGCGGCCAGGCCATAGACAGACACCTTCTGGGCCTTAAGATGGTGGCCATTGAGGAAAAAGTCTCCATACCTGATATCTACGCAGACATCGCCTACACCAAAGCCTTAAACTACAAGCTATCTACAAGTCAGGTAAGGGTTGTGAACCGCCACTACATAATGGCAAAGATGTTCTTTCCTTTGACCCAATACTAAGACCCAAAAGAATCCTGGATGGAAACTATGCCTCATGTATTTAACCTCATTACCAAACTGCCTAACTAACCACGACGTTCTCACTTCTTCACAAGGTACCGTCCAAGACTGACTGCGTCATGTGTTTCGGCCCGGTTGCACCCAACGGATTCGGCGTGTGCTACAATCCTATGAACGATCACATCAACTTTGCAGTGTCGGCTTTCAACACCTGTAAAGAAACAAATGCAGCACATCTGGCCCAGGCTGTGGAGGGTGCACTGTTGGACATGAGGACTCTGCTGGAACAAACCCCAAGAGCCAAACTGTGAAGGTCCTCCAGACTTTAATAACCTCTTCAGAGATGAAGAGCGGCAGGGCTCGTCTCAGTGATGCCGCTAATGAGTGATAATTGGATGACTGAACCCCAAACCTGGTGCAAGACTACCAAGCTCCAGTATTCTCCTCGTGTTATTGACTATCATCATGCACTTTAAACAATGTGTAACACCTGCTTTGTAATGAGTGGGAGTGTTCCTCTGGTGGTACAATGCATAATTAATAATGATGCACGGTTGTTTTTACAGACCGTTCAGTTTTGAAATGTAACACTGAAATATCATTAACATAATTTAGCTTATGGAAAGATACTTTTATAATGTTTATGATCAATAAATAACCTGATGAGACCAGACCCAGCTATCAATTGAGTCTATTGACAAGAATTGCCTGTTTCGCCTCAAAGTGGTTGGTGCCTTAGACGTGCACTGTTGTCTGAACCCCTCAGAgccacgctgctgctgctgcaggacacTTCTTGCTTTGTTGCAGTGAACGTGGCTGCCGTGGTTTACTCTGACATGACTTTAGGattgcatttttaaatgctCCGTTGCATTGTACGGAGTTCTTCAGAGGTCACATGGTAGAATAATACAGGTGTGGAAATCTGGGCAAACAGATGAAGTCTCCAGTCTCCACAGACTAACTATGCATGCAAACAGATCGATAAACTGAGCTCACTGTGCATTAGGTATTCACAATCAATTgtaattctttaaaaaagacaagCGGGTTAATGATACACTTACTCCTTGATTGTTGAAGCGCAAGTTCTATTTCAAAATACGCCTCTTGGCCTCTACTTTGTTGTCACATGTTAGTTATGCATTAGCAATGAGACTTGCGCTGTACTCTAAGTGGCTGATGCTAAATCTTATATTTGCAGTACAATGGACATTTTATAGCATGCTCACTTTTTTCAGACACTGATTAATGATCTCGGTTTTCCACGATTACATATCTTGTATGTATTTAATCCCTCTACCCCTTTTTAATCTGAAAGTCAGCATCAGAAGTGTCATGGCTGCCATGAATGCATCTTTACTGAGCATTTTCTAGTGCTTTCACCGATTGCTACACAGAACATGCGGTATATTTATCCATGCTCTTCATTTGAATGATTTTATTGATACCTCTACCATATGACACCCAGCGGGTGGCAGTATTGCATTCtgcatgtctttttttttttccatactACCACAAAAGTCAGAATTTAATCTTAAAAACAGGATCTTTATTAAATATCAGTTTAAAGATGCCATGTTTAacatgatgtgatgtgacaaGCCACATATTGGCTCCTGagtttaacatttgttttcaaaacATTTGTACATCTGTGAAGGTAAAAAGGTGATGCTTTGTTCTAATTGTGCTACACTACAGTGTTTTTCAAAGCACTGGCCTTATTGCTGTCTTTGTCCTTACAGCAGCATTGTTCTCAATGCACTACTGACATGTTTGATGCCAGCAGAAAACAGAATAGTGAGATTTATTAATCCAGTGATTTATTATTGCAGGTCCATAGGGTTGAAAGTTAAGCCCTTAACTCAAACTAAAGCTCAAAGTGAAACTAGATCACATGACCCGACATTTCAGGCGTCCAGAGCCAGGTTCCATGTTACACTGCAAGAAAGATCAGTAAATATAATTTAGCAGTTCATTTCTATTGgctcatttattttatacatatattattcaAGCTAATGAAAAAATAACGACCAGGATAGCAGAAAAAGAGTGTTCCTTCATACTAACTTCTAATTCAATAAATGATGCCAAAGTAAGGGTCGTTTTGTTTCCTTACAGGTAAAGTCAAAGATTCCTCTAAATCTGAGAGTCTTGTTTCAGGAAACATAAAATGAAACGTCAACACACAACAGCTATATTCTTTTTTGATTAAAACAATCCCTCTTTCcaactttataaaaacaaatgtctgctCATTTGTGGATATGTTTTACAGTGGAGAGCAGGAGGCTTGGCTTGTTaagaagtgaaagtaaaagtagaaaccTATGAAACGCGCTGACACTCCGCTTGACTTTTGAGGTCTTTAGTTAAAGGTTTTTATCTTCAGTTAAGAATCAGCCCTCAGCTTCATCCTCATCTCCTCTGCCACTGAAGATGCTCCACAGTTTAAAGCCCTGTGAGCTGCACACTGGAGGTTTCTGCTTTGAAAACAGCCGCAGGTAAACCAACACTGCATCTATTGATACTGTCTCTGCTAAAATGGTGGAGGTCATACTCAATGACTCAACTCTGACAGGACTTTCTTCTGTGCTCGTATAGCCCTGTCTTTGCTTTCTATACTCCCATTATTGGGCAGTATAGTGAATAGTTGATGTTGATGGCAGGATGATAGCAGATAGGAGTTGATAGGAATGAAACGActcgtctctctgtccgtctgtctgtgtcctgctcaTTCATCATTTCCAGGAATGCAGTTTTGGAATCCAGTTTGTCAGAGTTCGGCTACAAAGCTCCCGGTGCCAGAAAGACAGGGACCACCATAGCTGGGATTGTTTACAAGGTGAGGATCCGTGTTTTCACcgagagacacaaagactgGCAGAAACCGGCCTCTTCAAGGTTCACTCtgatatttttggaaatatacCTGTTAACTTTGCTTTACATTAATATAGTACATAACAAGATGGCTGCTCCTGGttgttatatgtgtgtgtatggtatGGTGCCAGGTGTGGTGAGTATTTCCTGTCCTTGTCTGTCAGGGTGGAGTGATCCTGGGAGCAGACACCAGGGCTACAGACGACATGGTGGTGGCTGACAAAAACTGCATGAAGATTCACTACATCGCTCCGAAGATTTAGTGAGTACAACCAGAGTTTACTGTCTCTTCCACAGGCTTTGTCCTCACTCTTGTGTCCAGTGTAACTCTTTCTTTACAGTGTTACTTTTTGTATCATATGACTTGTATTTGTTATATACTGTTCAAGGTGTTTGTGTTACATATATTAACATTATACTTTGTTGTTGTCTTAATTGAACCCCACTTTACAGAACTATTTGCAGGGCAGGGAGAGGCAGCTGTAGCTGCTGATGTGGAGATTCAGTCCCAGGCTCCTCCTGTGCTTGTGTTTAAGAATCCTTGAGAAAGAATTAACTCGCAATAAGTGTATTGTAGTCATGTAACTGCATTTTTATGTATATAAAGGATGAAGAATTAGTTACTTATTAAAGTATTTTAGAGGTGACCTTTGTGTGGTTTGAATAAATGCTGTTAGCAGCAGTACAAATGACCAAGAAAAAGTACTCGAGCTAGTTTATGAACTTGTTCTCTGTTTAACTTGTTAAGCTGTCCTGTATGTTCTGTAGCTGCTGCGGTGCCGGCGTGGCTGCAGACGCAGATATCACCACACAGATCATGGCGTCCAACGTGGAACTGCACATGCTCAACACCGGGCGACCCCCACTCGTCACCATGGTAACCCGACAGCTGAAACAGATGCTGTTCAGGTAACAGGGATATAAATCACTGATGGTCCGATGTAacttatttgtcattttagtttGAAGTAACCTAattgtctcttttctctttagTTTTCTTGGGCTTCTCACTTCATTAACACCCTCCTTCCCcccagagaaagagagcagcatGTTGTAGTGATGTCTCTTTGGTTTTTCAGGTACCAAGGTCACGTCGGTTCATCTCTGATCATTGGAGGAGTTGACGTGACTGGAGCTCACCTGTACAGTGTTTACCCACACGGCTCCTACGACAAACTGCCTTTCGTCACCATGGGTACGTGTTACTGTGCTGTACACCTCTGTATGTGGTGAACAGGCTGGCCAGTTGTCTGAAAGGTGACATTTGTTATTTCAACCATAACAATACAGCCGAATGAATACAGTTTTGCTCAGGACCAGGCTGTAAAACAATACCAAACATAACACATAAAACCCTGagaaacctaaataaaaacattattttctaatgtttGATTGTGGTTTCAGGATCTGGATCTGCAGCTGCTGTCTCTGTATTTGAGGACAGATTCAAACCAAACATGGAGGTGAGGCTGAGTCTGCTTTCCTTTATTGGCATGTctaattacatttctgttataataaaaaatacagtttaaactGAAGGCATGTTGTGCACTGCAAATGATATCATAACGTAGATGTATGGACGCCAAAAACCCAAAAGAAAGGTCAATCCTCTTGGTACAGAAGTAGAACAAAAGAATCACTgaatacaagaacacacagcAATTTGTTTGCCTAcattataatattgtattacaaGCTACAAGGGTCTtttgttgtatgctgtacagacgTTTTGACAGAACGGTGTCAGCACAGTGAAACTTACATCCGTACTGAGTAGCCTGATTTTGAAAACGTCATTTATGTGTAAAAACTCCAATCCACGACCAAGCAGACCAAGTCATCCTCAGTTTCACCCCTCCTCACTCAAACATGAGGCTGACATTTTCATATGTATCCACTGGGAAGGCTGTGTCAAAATGCTAGCTTAATGTGTTGCATTGAATCATACAATTTAGAGTCATTTTGTTATGCTGTATTAAGGTTGTAATacctcacacacatcacaatcAATGAAGCCCATAGTTGGCTTGGTAATGTACAGAAGGTGTGAGAAGATGGGGAAGGTAAAAGTTTTTGTTGGATTTCAAGAGTTGAAGGCTGAATTTCTGTACAAACCACTGCATTCCTCATTATGTATCGACCTTGAAAATGAATCTGTACAAAACAATGACTGGTTTGTTCATTTTTGTCACATCCTCCAATATGGCCACCAGAGGATGTTGTTAGTGTTCAGTACCTACTCAATCCTGTCCtcgtctttctctgtctcttctaataatttgcattaaaaacaattctCTCCCTTTCAGCTGGAAGAGGCAAAGCAGCTCGTACAAGACGCCATCACTGCAGGGATTTTCTGTGATCTGGGTTCAGGCAGCAACGTGGACTTGTGTGTTATTACCGAGGCTGGAGTACAGTACCTGCGAAGCTACGACAAACCCGCAACTAAGGGCAAAAGGTGAGCCATTATATATGTACCTTTTATCTTTTGTTATATTGATGTTGTTAGGCAGCTCTCTATGGAGCCAGCAACTTGAGTTTTGGCATTGAAAATAAATTTGCCATTGAAAACGAGACCTGaactgaaaaaggaaaaattGCCATTGAAACATTTGTAGTGGAAATGTTTGTAATGGCACTTAAAAAAGTtccacagaaaaataaaacagtgcaAGTGTATTGTGCATGTTCAGAATTGAATGGCTGAAAGTGAGCAGTGTTGGTGTGCAGTGTGCTGTTTAAGTGGGTTTTGCCTTTAAACTCTTACTGTTGTTGCTTTTTCGCTCTCTGTGGTATTGGATATTggacctttattttatttagctgatCACCTTGGAGAAGAGTCTCAGCTAAAAACTATGAGTAACTTTTAATTTTGCTTGTGTGGAAAAAGTCTGCAGGTTAATGATCAGTGGCTGTATCCATTGTGGAATTTAGGCCGTGGCTCCTCtatttcctttcctttatatatttattggtgTGGTTGAAGTAAAATTGTCACAGCTGCCATATTTAACTAATTCAATTAACAGTTCAACTATacttcaacacaacacaaatgagACTGTATCTCCTTCTTGTCCATCTTTTTTCAGAGAGGGACAGTACAGGTATAAGCGTGGCACCACGGCCGTCCTCACCAAAACTGTGACCCCACTGTCTCTGGAAGTGGTTGAAGAATCTGTTCAAATCATGGACACTGAATAAAATGCTTCTGGTGGACTTAAGTCTTTTCAGTATgtactaaataaaaataaagatggtGTAGTCAATGGGTTTGGAACAGGTTGTTTAGTATCTCTAAAGCATCATTGTAGGAAGtagttttttaataaaagtttttgtgtgttaaatgaTCAATGTCTGCAAGTTATTTGGTGAAATCTCTTGAAGGATTGGAAGACTAGTTTAACTTCtgcttgtatttctttttccttttcttaccaatgaataaaaatcatattttcGCACAGTATGTAGTCACATAAACTACACTGTTTACGTTCAAATTATTAGAGAAATTATTCAGGAGCAGCTATTACCTCTCTTATTACCTGCAACCTAATAGGAGCTCAACATCTCAAATTAAGAAACACTTATTAAAAACGTGTGGTTTAAATGATTTGTCTTACTGGAAAATGGCATGGTACAcgtactttttttaattatattttttaattactctGGTAAAAATAATTTGCCCGACTGGCTTTTAAACAGACTTCATATCGTCTTTGCTTTTTGTCATCCAGCTTCATGGTGCGCTACAGCCCGGTATATACAAACACTAACCGAACCATAATCTATGCACTGTTGCTTACATCCCCGCCCGTTTAGAGAGTTTGGGTATTTCTCACCAAGCGCTCCCAAATAGTTGATCCCGCCCACTTGTTGCAATGTGATTTGTTGACGGTGAAAAGGCATCGTTTGAATTTCTGTTGGATGTGCTGACTGCTCGGAGAAGGGCATTTCTTTTTCCagtattttataaaacattgaATTCGGGAATATTGTTCAATTCCACGGGTAAGTTTACAGTTTACTTTATTGGGTCAGGAACGTTTTTAAAACAGCGAGTTAATAAAACGGTGTCAACTCAAAATAGCACCTCAAAGTTACACTATCGTTGAAGCGACTTAACGTGGtagtgttagctagctagtaCGCAGTAGTTATCTTAAAATACAGTAACGTCATTAACGTAATGCTTGACTTAATGTAACGTCAGCTCCAGTTGTGACCTCGGCACTTCGCAAACATTTaggaaaataacaaacatttgaatCGGTTGTGCAGTTTGCGGTTTGCTTCTCCAAAGGTATTCTTTCgtgatgtttcaaatgtttgttgtctgtctactctagaccagtggttcccatcaaataaaatgtaggctaatggTCTCCCCtgaattataatgtttttttatttttgtttgttttattctgattattattcttaatatttattatttatattacgtattgattatattaatttagtatttaaattattatattcttattattaggctgctatattatgttattataaaaactcaaattctctgagattgaagttacataataacatttctaaataataatttttaaaaaatgtaaatgttgtttttaccttcaattgtcctaatacaccatgtacccagtgagcaaacaaatacattttattcaggagtgttaaacaaatgcaacggtaagaagtttgagattcaaactttattcGGTGTCAAAAACTGCAGccacagaaatgcaaaacaatttgcactcttaagtgttccaacaataaacgagcacaaaggaacaagtatGAGgcgcttttatttttttggagtaTATTTTTTGCGTGTTTATAAATTACCTCGCAGGCCATACACACAAacgacac
It encodes the following:
- the psmb10 gene encoding proteasome subunit beta type-10, with product MLHSLKPCELHTGGFCFENSRRNAVLESSLSEFGYKAPGARKTGTTIAGIVYKGGVILGADTRATDDMVVADKNCMKIHYIAPKIYCCGAGVAADADITTQIMASNVELHMLNTGRPPLVTMVTRQLKQMLFRYQGHVGSSLIIGGVDVTGAHLYSVYPHGSYDKLPFVTMGSGSAAAVSVFEDRFKPNMELEEAKQLVQDAITAGIFCDLGSGSNVDLCVITEAGVQYLRSYDKPATKGKREGQYRYKRGTTAVLTKTVTPLSLEVVEESVQIMDTE